One candidate division WOR-3 bacterium genomic window, CAGCCCTTCTCCTTATTGCTTCGATGGCAGAATCAAGAGTCCCGTAGGCAGTTATTAGAATTACATAGATCTCCGGATTGGCCTTTTTAATTTCACTCAGAAGGTCCATCCCACTCATTTCAGGCATCCTTAGATCCAGTATCGCAAGGTCAGGCACGATTTTTTCAAGCTCTTTAAGGGCATTCAATGGATTTTCAAAGGAAAAGACCTCATATCCAGAAGCAACAAGATACTTTTCTAAGCTAACAAGAATACCTTTATCGTCATCCACGACCAATACTCTTCTCATAGAATGCCAAACTCCAGGACTACATCCGTTCCCTTTTCCCAAAGGGAGTGGATCAAAAGATTTCCCTTGTGAGCCTTCATTATCCTCTCACAGATAGCAAGTCCAAATCCCGTTCCACCCTTTTTCGTAGAAAAAAAGAGCTCCTTAGCCCTCTTGAGGGTCTCACTCTCCATACCGGTGCCGTAGTCCCTCACGATAACCGTTGGACCTTTCGCAGTGTAAAGATAACCATCCACGAGTTCCATTGTTTCCTGAGGCCTTAAGAAGAAAACATCTATATACTCCCTTGTATCTGCCTCTATGCCATTACGAAAAAGATTAAGGAAAAGTTCCTCTAACTTTGTGCCATCGGCCGTTATAATAAAGTCGGGTGGCACATAGTTTCTAAGGTTGTAATTACCTTGATAGAGCTTTACTACATTATCGAACGCCCTATTTATAACCTCGGCAACCTTTACTTCCGAAATCCTGAGTTCAGGAATTTTTGCATATTCCAAAAAACGATTTACTACTTCTGAAAGTCTCTCGGCATCGTACATTACACTTTTTAAAAGCTGCTCATCGGGATTGACTTTCTTTGACAAAATAAGCTCCATCGCCATATTGATAGCCTGGACTGGATTACGGATTTCATGGGCAAGATTGGCCGAAAGTTCACCGAGGAAGGCAAGCCTTTCCAGTTCCCTCCTCTCCTCTTCAAGTTTCTTCACCTCACTTAAATCCTGAAATACCACCGTCCTCGTGCCATCATCCAGAATCTTTACTGAATAACCGAGGGTTTTGTTTCCTACTTTAACTTCGCTTCTTAGAGTTGAAGGCTCCTCTAAAACAAAGCGAAGAAACTCTGACAATTCCTCTTCGGTCAAAATCTCTTTTGCGCTTCTGTTGGCGAAAAGGATTTCTCCTTTTGGTGAAACTGTTAAAATCCCGCTGGGTACGGTGTTTAA contains:
- a CDS encoding ATP-binding protein gives rise to the protein MLGRRELRYFLSVNSFVVLFISLVALIYLKGIGIEPVIKLFLAISFLTILLNLTLYFAFPRKTALPFWISLILFDVVITIMSIATGGIESRITSLFVLPLVFVVYFQGLRGGVVQTLIALLLLYLLTQFQYRVPGEQFFIMPSPFTKNLTYFLVYALIFASLTGVTLYFSNLLKRQERDFIKYRLSSEEILNTVPSGILTVSPKGEILFANRSAKEILTEEELSEFLRFVLEEPSTLRSEVKVGNKTLGYSVKILDDGTRTVVFQDLSEVKKLEEERRELERLAFLGELSANLAHEIRNPVQAINMAMELILSKKVNPDEQLLKSVMYDAERLSEVVNRFLEYAKIPELRISEVKVAEVINRAFDNVVKLYQGNYNLRNYVPPDFIITADGTKLEELFLNLFRNGIEADTREYIDVFFLRPQETMELVDGYLYTAKGPTVIVRDYGTGMESETLKRAKELFFSTKKGGTGFGLAICERIMKAHKGNLLIHSLWEKGTDVVLEFGIL